The Paraphotobacterium marinum genome contains a region encoding:
- a CDS encoding tetratricopeptide repeat protein: MKLNQTHLEEAKNSDVLMKWIAVLKSTFLREERYLDALKFINIALTLEPEDAFEVRDRGYIYQQLDCNSMAINDYNFFIEKYPEDPASELLKVQIKALNDNKVVIH; encoded by the coding sequence ATGAAATTAAATCAGACACACCTCGAAGAAGCTAAAAATAGTGACGTTTTGATGAAATGGATTGCTGTACTTAAAAGCACCTTTTTAAGAGAAGAACGTTACTTAGATGCTTTGAAATTCATAAATATTGCTTTAACCCTTGAACCTGAAGATGCATTTGAGGTTAGAGATAGGGGATATATTTATCAGCAATTAGATTGTAATTCTATGGCTATAAATGATTATAATTTTTTTATTGAAAAATACCCTGAAGATCCCGCATCTGAATTATTAAAAGTTCAAATAAAAGCGTTAAATGATAATAAAGTAGTAATTCACTAA
- the hemA gene encoding glutamyl-tRNA reductase, with protein sequence MILCVLGVNHKTAPLNIREKFNIPSEKIPSLLSSLRDSKISSSAVILSTCNRSEIYCELNAEIHCLISWFSKCLGVSVSDFQDYSYQHFDLDAVKHLMAVASGLDSMIIGENQILGQVKKAFSISKSHKLIQSKLGKLFQKTFQVTKEIKNSTEISNNSISVAYAACALARQIFSSLIETNILLIGAGETVELCSKHIMSHGCNQLYFANRTLDNAHNLANEYDGKALKLNQIDDVLNDIDIIISSTGSSEFIIYQKQIEKILLDRDRPLFIVDLAVPRDVEPTIDKLENVFLYNVDDMNFIVDSNLNKRKSAVDTVKYIIENEALQFMSWVNSLESVESIKAYRTKVDSIKDELLIKSIKLLKDGEDPEKVMLELSNKLVNKLIHQPTRAMNNAAYNGDFQKLSLMRDILGLNQNK encoded by the coding sequence ATGATTTTATGTGTCCTAGGGGTAAATCACAAAACTGCTCCCTTGAATATTAGAGAAAAATTTAACATTCCTTCGGAAAAAATTCCTTCTTTGTTATCCAGTTTGAGAGATTCCAAAATTTCCTCTTCTGCTGTTATTTTGTCAACTTGTAATCGAAGTGAAATATACTGTGAATTGAATGCCGAAATTCATTGCCTGATAAGTTGGTTTTCAAAATGTTTGGGTGTATCAGTGTCTGATTTCCAGGATTATAGTTATCAACATTTCGATTTAGATGCAGTTAAACATTTGATGGCAGTTGCCTCTGGTTTAGATTCAATGATAATTGGTGAAAATCAAATTTTGGGCCAGGTCAAAAAAGCTTTCTCAATTTCAAAATCACACAAACTTATTCAAAGTAAATTAGGTAAGTTATTTCAAAAAACTTTTCAGGTAACTAAAGAAATAAAAAATTCAACTGAGATTTCAAATAACTCCATTTCTGTAGCCTATGCGGCTTGCGCTTTAGCTCGACAAATTTTTAGTTCATTGATTGAAACTAATATTCTTCTTATAGGTGCTGGAGAAACTGTTGAGTTATGTTCAAAGCATATAATGTCTCATGGTTGTAATCAATTATATTTTGCAAATAGAACTTTAGATAATGCACATAATTTAGCAAATGAGTATGATGGTAAGGCATTAAAGTTAAATCAAATTGATGATGTCTTAAATGATATTGATATCATTATTAGTTCAACTGGTAGTTCTGAATTCATCATATATCAAAAGCAAATAGAGAAAATTTTATTGGACCGGGATAGACCTTTATTTATTGTTGATTTAGCAGTTCCAAGAGATGTTGAACCGACAATAGATAAGCTTGAAAATGTTTTTTTATATAATGTTGATGATATGAATTTTATAGTAGATAGTAATTTAAATAAAAGAAAAAGTGCAGTTGATACAGTAAAGTACATAATCGAAAACGAAGCACTTCAATTTATGAGTTGGGTTAATTCTTTGGAGTCAGTGGAAAGCATTAAGGCTTATAGAACAAAAGTAGATAGCATCAAGGATGAATTACTCATAAAAAGTATCAAGTTACTTAAAGATGGAGAAGACCCAGAAAAAGTAATGTTAGAGTTAAGCAATAAGTTAGTTAATAAATTAATTCACCAACCAACAAGAGCTATGAATAATGCTGCATATAATGGTGATTTTCAAAAACTCTCTCTTATGAGAGATATATTGGGTTTGAATCAAAATAAGTAA
- the prfA gene encoding peptide chain release factor 1, with the protein MNKSILSKLENLKDRYEEVQHLLGDVEIINDQNKFKSLSKEYSQLEEVVNVYNKYNEIKNNLDEAREMLTDPEMKELAQEEITTAEKSLDELTNELQILLIPKDPNDERNCFIEIRAGAGGDEAGIFAGDLFRMYSRFSEKSRWKIQILSANEAEHGGFKEIIAKIEGDGVYGQLKFESGGHRVQRVPETESQGRVHTSACTVAILPEIPEAEIPEINSSDLKIDTFRASGAGGQHVNTTDSAIRITHIPTGIVVECQDERSQHKNKAKAMSVLASRIQQAEDDKRQKEEASTRKNLLGTGDRSDRIRTYNYPQSRVTDHRINLTLYKLNEVMEGDLMSLIDPIITEYQADKLAALSEDVD; encoded by the coding sequence ATGAATAAATCAATTTTAAGTAAATTAGAAAATTTAAAAGATCGTTATGAAGAAGTTCAACATCTTCTTGGAGATGTTGAAATCATTAATGATCAGAATAAATTTAAAAGTCTTTCGAAAGAATACTCGCAATTAGAAGAAGTTGTGAATGTTTATAATAAATATAATGAAATCAAGAATAATCTTGACGAAGCCAGAGAAATGTTAACAGATCCTGAAATGAAAGAATTAGCTCAGGAGGAAATAACAACGGCAGAAAAGTCATTGGATGAATTAACTAATGAACTACAAATATTACTGATTCCTAAAGATCCAAATGATGAACGTAATTGTTTTATTGAAATTAGAGCTGGTGCTGGTGGAGATGAAGCAGGAATATTTGCTGGCGACTTATTTAGAATGTATTCAAGGTTTTCTGAAAAATCTCGCTGGAAGATCCAAATATTGAGTGCTAATGAAGCTGAGCATGGCGGATTCAAGGAAATCATTGCTAAAATTGAGGGTGACGGGGTTTATGGGCAATTAAAGTTTGAGTCTGGTGGACACAGAGTTCAAAGAGTACCAGAAACTGAATCTCAGGGGAGAGTGCATACCTCTGCTTGTACCGTAGCTATTTTACCCGAAATACCAGAGGCTGAAATACCGGAAATTAATTCATCTGATTTGAAAATTGATACTTTCAGAGCTTCAGGTGCTGGTGGACAACACGTAAACACAACTGACTCAGCAATTCGAATAACACATATTCCAACAGGAATTGTTGTTGAATGTCAAGATGAAAGGTCACAACATAAAAATAAGGCTAAAGCTATGTCTGTATTAGCATCAAGAATTCAACAAGCTGAAGATGATAAAAGACAGAAAGAAGAAGCAAGTACTAGAAAAAATTTGCTAGGTACTGGTGATCGATCAGATCGTATAAGGACATACAATTATCCGCAAAGTCGTGTGACTGACCATAGAATAAACCTTACTTTGTATAAACTTAATGAAGTAATGGAGGGTGATTTGATGTCTTTAATTGATCCTATTATTACTGAATACCAAGCTGATAAATTGGCCGCTTTGTCAGAAGATGTCGATTAG
- the prmC gene encoding peptide chain release factor N(5)-glutamine methyltransferase yields the protein MKSYKNIYDVSLEYLSRKTSKTNAKSDVIALMEHSFKRTYSYFLTWPEKCPSNEDILIFNKCLNRRYFGEPIAYIKGYKEFWSNNFKVTRNTLIPRPETELMIENILATYDKESNLSILDLGTGSGVIGITLGKELPNSNITCVDLSKDSLDVASQNALDLNVNNIKFIQSNWFKYVRGKYDIIVSNPPYIAHNDEHLKQGDVTFEPLTALVSEEDGLQDIYQIIGNAHLYLKDRGLLAFEHGYNQAPKVRECLKRYRYKGILTIRDYAGCERITLGYFS from the coding sequence GTGAAATCTTACAAGAATATATATGACGTTAGTTTAGAATATCTTTCGAGAAAGACTTCAAAAACTAATGCTAAGTCAGATGTTATAGCTTTAATGGAGCATAGCTTTAAAAGAACTTACAGCTACTTTCTTACTTGGCCAGAAAAATGTCCAAGTAATGAAGATATACTTATTTTTAATAAATGTCTTAACAGACGTTACTTTGGAGAACCCATTGCCTACATTAAGGGATACAAAGAGTTTTGGTCTAATAATTTTAAAGTAACAAGAAATACGTTAATTCCTCGCCCAGAAACAGAATTGATGATAGAAAATATTCTTGCAACTTATGATAAAGAATCGAACCTTAGTATTCTTGATCTTGGAACTGGCTCTGGAGTAATAGGAATAACACTTGGAAAAGAACTTCCAAACTCAAATATTACTTGTGTTGATTTAAGTAAGGACTCTTTAGATGTAGCCTCTCAAAATGCTTTAGATCTCAATGTTAATAATATAAAATTTATACAAAGCAATTGGTTTAAATATGTTAGAGGTAAGTACGATATAATTGTTAGTAACCCCCCATATATAGCTCATAATGATGAGCATTTAAAACAAGGCGATGTTACTTTTGAGCCCTTAACAGCTTTAGTTTCAGAAGAGGATGGTTTACAGGATATTTATCAAATTATTGGTAATGCCCACTTATATTTGAAAGATCGCGGTCTGTTGGCTTTCGAGCATGGTTATAATCAAGCCCCAAAAGTACGAGAATGTCTTAAAAGGTATAGGTATAAAGGTATTTTGACTATTAGAGATTATGCTGGATGCGAAAGGATCACTTTAGGTTATTTTTCCTAA